In Arcobacter ellisii, a genomic segment contains:
- a CDS encoding transglycosylase SLT domain-containing protein produces the protein MRLRVILLILLFISNVFASDFDIKNLTQQEIETLKEIKKQGQQHGLSYSLMAIAIKESGLGKVMINMDSKDFGIYQANIKTVISRQNVKDTSWNRNMFATKLISDFQFATKNAIDELVYWQKIHKNDWSKVWSSYNGGWKYNSKEAREYSQEIAAIIRELRKIDV, from the coding sequence TTGAGATTAAGAGTAATTTTACTTATTCTACTATTCATTTCTAATGTTTTTGCATCAGATTTTGATATTAAAAACTTAACACAACAAGAAATTGAAACACTAAAAGAAATTAAAAAACAAGGTCAACAACACGGACTTAGTTACTCATTAATGGCAATTGCTATTAAAGAATCAGGACTAGGAAAAGTTATGATAAATATGGATTCAAAAGATTTTGGAATTTATCAAGCTAATATAAAAACAGTAATTAGTAGACAAAATGTAAAAGATACTTCTTGGAATAGAAATATGTTTGCTACTAAATTGATTTCTGATTTCCAATTTGCAACAAAAAATGCAATTGATGAATTAGTTTATTGGCAAAAAATCCACAAAAATGACTGGTCAAAAGTATGGAGCAGTTATAATGGTGGATGGAAATATAATAGTAAAGAAGCAAGAGAATATTCTCAAGAAATAGCAGCAATCATTAGAGAGCTTAGAAAAATCGACGTTTAA
- a CDS encoding DUF2325 domain-containing protein has translation MSILIIGGDQISQISTMLTELGAKTINHWDARKKSSAPKKKVPQDTDCIVMLTSFLNHNTMLKYKNEAKKKNIPFICAKRSINCVYDEYVKIMGIKDCKECYANCDKELKC, from the coding sequence ATGAGTATTTTAATTATTGGTGGAGATCAAATCTCACAAATTTCAACGATGCTTACTGAACTTGGTGCAAAAACAATAAATCATTGGGATGCAAGAAAAAAATCTTCTGCTCCAAAGAAAAAAGTTCCACAAGATACAGATTGTATTGTAATGCTTACATCTTTTTTAAATCATAATACTATGCTTAAATATAAAAATGAAGCAAAAAAGAAAAACATACCATTTATTTGTGCAAAACGGTCAATAAACTGTGTTTATGATGAATATGTAAAAATAATGGGAATAAAAGATTGCAAAGAGTGTTATGCAAATTGTGATAAGGAATTAAAATGTTAG
- a CDS encoding flavodoxin: MATAIFFASSTGNSEEIANKIASKLGDIEVFDLAGTKIDRVNEYDKLILGGSTWGDGELNDDWEDAWGDFCKLDLSGKTIALFGLGDQESYSDEFCSAMGIIYEQIKSNNAKIVGFTSTDGYYHDGSKAQIENNFVGLVLDEDNQSDLTDERIENWVNNIKSEIL, translated from the coding sequence ATGGCAACAGCAATATTTTTTGCAAGTAGTACTGGAAATTCTGAAGAGATAGCAAATAAAATTGCTTCAAAACTTGGAGATATTGAAGTATTTGATTTGGCTGGAACTAAAATCGATAGAGTAAATGAATATGATAAATTAATTCTTGGTGGCTCAACTTGGGGAGATGGAGAATTAAATGATGATTGGGAAGATGCGTGGGGCGATTTTTGTAAATTAGATTTATCAGGAAAAACTATTGCCCTTTTTGGTTTAGGAGATCAAGAGAGTTATAGTGATGAATTTTGTAGTGCAATGGGTATTATTTATGAACAAATAAAATCTAATAATGCAAAAATTGTTGGTTTTACTTCAACTGATGGTTATTATCATGATGGTTCAAAAGCACAAATTGAAAATAATTTTGTTGGACTTGTATTAGATGAAGATAATCAAAGTGATTTAACTGATGAAAGAATTGAAAACTGGGTAAATAATATTAAATCTGAGATTTTATAA
- a CDS encoding Fur family transcriptional regulator has product MLNENNNEEIIDELKKIVKQKGLKYTEQREIVLNILLHAKEHLTAEEIYNQIKKDYKDSNIGIATVYRALSFLEEVDLITSITFGTDGKKYESNAKSHHDHLICTSCGKIIEFIDDEIEKRQDKIAKKNKFKITSHSMQLYGTCDTCQDS; this is encoded by the coding sequence ATGTTAAATGAAAACAATAATGAAGAAATAATTGATGAATTAAAAAAAATAGTAAAGCAAAAAGGTCTTAAATATACAGAACAAAGAGAGATTGTTTTAAATATTTTATTACATGCAAAAGAACATTTAACTGCTGAAGAAATTTATAATCAAATAAAAAAAGATTATAAAGATTCTAATATAGGAATTGCAACTGTATATAGAGCTCTTAGTTTCTTAGAAGAAGTAGATTTAATCACTTCAATCACATTTGGAACAGATGGGAAAAAATATGAAAGTAATGCAAAATCTCATCACGATCATTTAATATGCACAAGTTGTGGTAAGATAATTGAGTTTATTGATGATGAAATTGAAAAGAGACAAGATAAAATTGCTAAAAAAAATAAGTTTAAAATAACAAGTCACTCTATGCAGTTGTATGGTACTTGTGATACTTGTCAAGATTCATAG
- a CDS encoding FeoA family protein, translating into MTLDELKLHESGQIVAINCDSILRNRLYSFGIVKGAIVTIEGLTLTKSTIEIKINQSKIALRLSEASKIEVEYAK; encoded by the coding sequence ATGACGTTAGATGAATTAAAATTGCATGAAAGTGGGCAAATAGTCGCCATTAATTGCGATAGTATTTTAAGAAATAGACTCTACTCTTTTGGAATTGTAAAAGGTGCAATTGTAACAATAGAAGGTTTAACTCTAACAAAAAGTACAATAGAGATAAAAATCAACCAATCAAAAATCGCATTAAGATTAAGTGAAGCTTCAAAAATTGAGGTTGAATATGCAAAATAA
- the feoB gene encoding ferrous iron transport protein B, with protein MQNKVITIALVGQPNVGKSMLINSLSNARLKVGNFSGVTVTKEEVFLEYKGYQIQIIDLPGAYSLNNYTLEEKVTKEFLDNSHYDIILNVLDSTNLQRNLFLTAELLALDKKMIIALNMSDEAQKESIMIDEVQLSKILGKPCIKTSAAKKIGIQKLLDEIVFKFENEKLPTKLFFSDVIEEEIETISKLLQECNYKTNQTYRQIAIKLLKEDTQTYRQLKEEPIWIKLQNLLTEAFKHLYIHYQTKNMEDIFNDEKFAFAKGATTETVKQSLKREKTLTEKFDSILIHKFFGLPIFLFLMWGLFQLTFEIGNIPMDLIDAFFASVIDKTKTVLGDNQLSSIIGDGVIAGVGSVILFLPNIMILFFGIALLETTGYMSRVAFLLDGFFHKFGLHGKSFIPLVTGFGCSVPAYMAARTLKNERDRLLTLFIIGFMSCGARLPIYVLFVGAFFGNQNAGNVLFLIYICGAILGLFAAKILKVIVFKSEDEPFVMEMPKYRVPSFKLIWHTVSNQALMYLKKAGTYILAASLLIWFASNYPKHLDVENDFNTKIELAQSEEEKINLQNELSLYNLENSYLGYLGKFSEPLFRPLGFDWKMSVALETGLAAKEIVVSTLSILYGLGSDNNETSDSLVEKIKNNIPFASAISFIVFVMIYLPCLAASMVFMREAGNWKYLWYLFIFTTSTAWIMSFITYNITKLLIN; from the coding sequence ATGCAAAATAAAGTTATAACTATTGCACTTGTAGGTCAACCAAATGTGGGAAAATCTATGCTTATCAACTCTTTATCAAATGCTAGATTAAAAGTTGGGAATTTTTCAGGGGTTACAGTTACAAAAGAGGAGGTTTTTTTAGAATACAAAGGTTATCAAATTCAAATTATTGATTTACCTGGTGCATATTCTTTAAATAATTATACTTTAGAAGAAAAAGTTACTAAAGAGTTTTTAGATAACTCTCATTATGACATTATTCTAAATGTTTTAGACTCAACAAACTTACAAAGAAACCTATTTTTAACTGCTGAACTATTAGCTTTAGATAAAAAAATGATAATTGCACTTAATATGAGTGATGAAGCCCAAAAAGAATCTATAATGATTGACGAAGTTCAACTAAGTAAAATTCTTGGAAAACCTTGTATAAAAACAAGTGCTGCAAAAAAAATAGGGATTCAAAAACTTTTAGATGAAATTGTTTTTAAATTTGAAAATGAAAAACTTCCAACAAAACTTTTTTTCTCAGATGTAATAGAAGAAGAGATAGAAACTATCTCAAAACTTTTACAAGAGTGTAATTATAAAACAAACCAAACATATAGACAAATTGCAATAAAACTTTTAAAAGAAGATACTCAAACTTATAGACAATTAAAAGAAGAACCAATATGGATAAAGCTTCAAAATCTTTTAACTGAAGCATTTAAACATTTATATATTCATTATCAAACAAAAAATATGGAAGACATTTTTAATGATGAAAAATTTGCTTTTGCAAAAGGTGCAACAACTGAAACTGTAAAACAATCATTAAAAAGAGAAAAAACTTTAACTGAAAAATTTGATTCAATATTAATTCATAAATTCTTTGGATTACCTATATTTTTATTTTTGATGTGGGGATTGTTTCAATTAACTTTTGAAATTGGGAATATTCCAATGGATTTAATTGATGCCTTTTTTGCAAGTGTAATTGATAAAACTAAAACTGTTTTAGGAGATAATCAACTCTCTTCAATTATTGGAGATGGGGTTATTGCAGGAGTTGGTTCAGTTATTTTATTTTTACCAAATATTATGATTCTATTTTTTGGTATTGCTTTACTTGAAACAACTGGATATATGAGTAGAGTTGCTTTTTTACTTGATGGTTTCTTTCATAAATTTGGACTTCATGGTAAATCTTTTATTCCACTTGTAACAGGTTTTGGATGTTCAGTTCCTGCATATATGGCTGCACGTACTTTAAAAAATGAAAGAGATAGACTTTTAACTCTATTTATTATTGGATTTATGTCTTGTGGGGCAAGACTTCCTATTTATGTACTTTTTGTTGGAGCATTTTTTGGAAATCAAAATGCTGGAAATGTATTATTTTTAATCTATATTTGTGGTGCCATTTTAGGTTTATTTGCAGCAAAAATATTAAAAGTTATTGTATTTAAAAGTGAAGATGAACCTTTTGTTATGGAGATGCCAAAATATAGAGTTCCTTCATTTAAACTAATTTGGCATACAGTTTCAAATCAAGCTTTAATGTATCTAAAAAAAGCAGGAACATATATTCTTGCGGCGTCATTACTTATTTGGTTTGCAAGTAACTACCCAAAACATCTTGATGTTGAAAATGATTTTAATACAAAAATAGAATTAGCACAAAGTGAAGAAGAAAAAATAAATTTACAAAATGAACTAAGTTTATATAATCTTGAAAACTCTTATTTAGGTTATCTTGGAAAATTTTCAGAACCTCTATTTAGACCTTTAGGATTTGATTGGAAAATGTCAGTTGCTTTAGAAACAGGACTTGCTGCTAAAGAGATTGTTGTTTCTACTTTATCTATTCTTTATGGTTTAGGAAGTGACAATAATGAAACATCAGATAGTTTAGTAGAAAAAATTAAAAATAATATACCTTTTGCTTCAGCAATATCATTTATTGTATTTGTAATGATTTATTTACCTTGTTTAGCAGCATCAATGGTATTTATGAGAGAAGCAGGAAATTGGAAATATTTATGGTATCTATTTATTTTTACAACATCAACTGCTTGGATTATGTCTTTTATCACTTATAATATAACTAAATTACTAATAAATTAA
- a CDS encoding arginyltransferase, whose translation MQILNQDVEFLEENRTCSYYNEKLSDIRYRYIYSCATSEYQKMLERGWRRFGRMHFVPECKTCNKCVSMRIDVKNYKFSKSEKRVIAKNRDTKLYIRPPSMTMEHLNLYDKYHRFMNDKKDWPYTPIEPDDYSRSYVEATENYAKEFLYVRDDKLIGVALVDILPQSISAIYCYYDHEYADLSIGKFSILAQIKIAKELNIPYIYLGYWIENHFSMGYKVAYSPFETLENRATLNETPIWKKYEL comes from the coding sequence ATGCAAATTTTGAATCAAGATGTTGAATTTTTAGAAGAGAATAGAACTTGTTCTTATTATAATGAAAAACTTTCAGATATAAGATATAGGTATATTTATTCTTGTGCAACTTCTGAATATCAAAAAATGTTAGAGCGTGGTTGGAGAAGATTTGGACGAATGCATTTTGTTCCTGAATGTAAAACATGTAACAAATGTGTCTCTATGAGAATAGATGTTAAAAATTATAAATTTTCAAAATCAGAAAAAAGAGTAATTGCAAAAAATAGAGATACAAAACTTTATATAAGACCACCTTCAATGACTATGGAACATCTTAATTTATATGATAAATATCATAGATTTATGAATGATAAAAAGGATTGGCCTTATACACCTATTGAACCTGATGATTATTCACGTTCTTATGTTGAGGCTACAGAAAATTATGCAAAAGAATTTTTATATGTAAGAGATGATAAATTAATAGGAGTTGCATTAGTAGATATTTTGCCTCAATCAATTTCTGCTATTTATTGTTATTATGACCATGAGTATGCTGATTTATCTATTGGTAAATTTTCTATTTTAGCTCAAATAAAAATAGCAAAAGAACTTAATATCCCTTATATTTATTTGGGATATTGGATAGAAAATCATTTTTCAATGGGCTATAAAGTTGCATATTCACCTTTTGAAACTCTAGAAAATAGAGCTACATTAAATGAAACCCCAATTTGGAAAAAATATGAACTATAA
- the trpA gene encoding tryptophan synthase subunit alpha gives MKKLVGYITASLPSNSFTIDLAFSLKEAGVDILELGIPFSDPVADGPVIEKANLIALNNGFKLKDLFEISSKIGNDIDTLWMGYMNPFYHYGMEKFLQKAAEYNIQGTIIPDLPFEMAQNYEDLFTKYNKANISFVAPTDSEERIKELVTNAKKFIYMVAYAGITGSGQKEDLSLIIKNVRKYSQTPLYIGFGVDEKTCKEKAKDVDGVIVGSAFVKHIIDDSLSNDEKIKRIFSIAKEIKEKINE, from the coding sequence TTGAAAAAATTAGTAGGTTATATAACTGCATCACTTCCAAGTAATAGTTTTACAATAGATTTAGCGTTTAGTTTAAAAGAAGCTGGTGTTGATATTTTGGAATTAGGAATACCTTTTTCAGATCCAGTTGCTGATGGTCCAGTTATTGAAAAGGCAAATTTAATTGCTTTAAATAATGGTTTTAAATTAAAAGATTTATTTGAAATCTCTTCAAAAATTGGAAATGATATTGATACTTTATGGATGGGATATATGAACCCATTTTATCATTATGGAATGGAAAAATTCTTACAAAAAGCTGCTGAATATAATATTCAAGGAACAATTATTCCAGATCTTCCTTTTGAAATGGCTCAAAATTATGAGGATTTATTTACTAAATATAATAAAGCAAATATCTCTTTTGTAGCTCCAACAGATAGTGAAGAGAGAATAAAAGAGTTAGTAACAAATGCTAAAAAATTTATTTATATGGTTGCTTATGCTGGAATTACTGGAAGTGGACAAAAAGAGGATTTATCTTTAATAATAAAAAATGTAAGAAAATATTCACAAACACCACTTTATATTGGTTTTGGAGTTGATGAAAAAACTTGTAAAGAAAAAGCTAAAGATGTTGATGGGGTTATTGTTGGAAGTGCATTTGTAAAACATATAATTGATGATAGTTTATCAAATGATGAAAAAATTAAAAGAATTTTCTCTATAGCAAAAGAGATAAAAGAAAAAATAAACGAATAA
- the panB gene encoding 3-methyl-2-oxobutanoate hydroxymethyltransferase: MSIIKNDFEKMNITKIKKSKNQKKLTVITAYDALFAKLFEEIADMILVGDSLNMSFAGRLDTLSTTLEQMIYHTNAVCTGAPKAFVILDMPFGTYINKDEALKNAIEVYRQTNAAAIKIEGGEDRADIIKHLTSNSIAVMGHIGLMPQYVRSEGGYKVRGKTKEDEEQLIRDAIAVEKAGAFAIVVEGVMSNVAEKITQAVNIPIIGIGAGNVTDGQVLVWSDMLGFFEEFKPKFVRHYLNGAELVKEAVNQYRSDVQDSTFPSKEEEY, from the coding sequence ATGAGCATTATTAAAAACGATTTTGAAAAAATGAACATCACAAAAATCAAAAAATCAAAAAATCAAAAAAAACTAACAGTTATTACAGCTTATGATGCACTTTTTGCAAAACTGTTTGAAGAAATTGCAGATATGATACTTGTAGGAGATAGTCTTAATATGAGTTTTGCAGGTCGTCTAGACACTCTTTCAACAACTTTAGAGCAGATGATTTATCATACAAATGCTGTTTGTACTGGTGCGCCAAAGGCTTTTGTAATTTTAGATATGCCTTTTGGAACTTACATAAATAAAGATGAAGCTTTAAAAAATGCTATTGAAGTTTATAGACAAACAAATGCTGCAGCTATTAAAATAGAAGGTGGAGAAGATAGAGCTGATATTATCAAACATTTAACTTCAAACTCTATTGCTGTTATGGGTCATATTGGACTAATGCCTCAATATGTAAGAAGTGAAGGTGGATACAAAGTAAGAGGAAAAACAAAAGAGGATGAAGAACAGCTTATTCGTGATGCAATTGCAGTTGAAAAAGCTGGAGCTTTTGCTATTGTTGTAGAAGGAGTTATGAGTAATGTTGCAGAAAAAATTACTCAAGCTGTAAATATTCCAATAATTGGAATTGGTGCTGGAAATGTAACTGATGGCCAAGTTTTAGTTTGGTCAGATATGTTAGGATTTTTTGAAGAGTTTAAACCAAAATTTGTAAGACACTATCTAAATGGTGCTGAACTTGTAAAAGAAGCTGTAAATCAATATAGAAGTGATGTACAAGACTCTACTTTCCCTTCAAAAGAGGAAGAGTATTAA
- the ruvB gene encoding Holliday junction branch migration DNA helicase RuvB, with translation MERLVEVESVSFEEDNNEISLRPSNWDDYIGQEKIKKNLRVFIDASKKRKEALDHILFYGPPGLGKTTLSYLISNEMNTNIKVTAGPMIEKSGDLAAILTNLEEGDILFIDEIHRLSPAVEEILYPAMEDYRLDIIIGSGPAAQTVKIDLPRFTLIGATTRAGMLSNPLRERFGMHFRMQFYTHEELAKIIQKAAIKLGKSCEDDAALEISKRSRGTPRVALRLLRRVRDFSEVENEKYIHMKRCQYALDELGVNESGFDEMDINLLELLISNRGKPMGLSTIAAALSEDEGTIEDAIEPYLLANGYIERTARGRVASVKTYEMFRLSYPGSLKLDDDVKQGKLF, from the coding sequence ATGGAGCGATTAGTTGAAGTAGAATCTGTATCTTTTGAAGAAGATAATAATGAAATAAGTCTAAGACCTTCAAATTGGGATGATTATATAGGACAAGAAAAAATCAAAAAAAATTTAAGAGTTTTTATTGATGCTTCAAAAAAAAGAAAAGAAGCCCTTGACCATATTCTATTTTATGGACCTCCTGGACTTGGAAAAACTACTTTATCATATCTTATTTCAAATGAGATGAATACAAATATAAAAGTAACAGCAGGTCCTATGATAGAAAAAAGTGGGGATTTAGCTGCAATTTTAACAAATCTTGAAGAAGGAGATATTTTATTTATTGATGAAATTCATAGACTCTCTCCAGCTGTTGAAGAGATTTTATACCCAGCGATGGAAGATTATAGATTAGATATCATAATTGGTTCAGGACCAGCTGCTCAAACTGTAAAAATAGATTTACCAAGATTTACTCTCATTGGAGCAACTACACGTGCTGGAATGCTTTCAAATCCTTTAAGAGAGAGATTTGGTATGCACTTTAGAATGCAGTTTTATACACATGAAGAGTTAGCAAAAATTATTCAAAAAGCTGCCATTAAACTTGGTAAAAGTTGTGAAGATGATGCTGCTTTAGAAATTTCAAAAAGAAGTCGAGGAACACCAAGGGTTGCATTAAGATTACTAAGACGTGTTAGAGATTTCTCTGAAGTTGAAAATGAAAAATATATTCATATGAAAAGATGTCAATACGCTTTAGATGAATTAGGTGTAAATGAAAGTGGATTTGATGAGATGGATATAAATCTACTTGAATTACTAATTTCAAATAGAGGAAAACCAATGGGATTATCAACTATTGCAGCAGCTCTTAGTGAAGATGAAGGAACAATTGAAGATGCAATTGAGCCTTATTTACTTGCAAATGGTTATATTGAAAGAACAGCACGAGGAAGAGTTGCAAGTGTTAAAACCTATGAAATGTTTAGGCTTTCATATCCTGGAAGTTTAAAATTAGATGATGATGTAAAACAAGGTAAATTATTTTGA
- a CDS encoding AI-2E family transporter, whose protein sequence is MKAAYFIIAIAIVMIFFMVELFNPFLKAILVSILLTVATSSLTHFLEKKSRSRIAATSFITIALAALFFIPILYCIFSFINFFNQVDQELLVKNLDDIKTFIQEKSVNLTFLNNILDNLSSKIDVGKTVQDIFAISAYLGKNSAKFMIDMVMILIFFFFFTLYSTPLLTFIKELLPIKKEDSVILFSESSNVMTVVLYSILVTAIFEGFLFGFFLTFFNYDGLLFGVLYGFASLIPVIGGVIMWLPIVIYEATTNSITNALIIAIYSIVVISIFADTFVKPMIIKYINKKVVKTPTSVNELLIFFSIVAGLSTFGFWGMIIGPAMVTFFISIMHLLKKYSDDFKENVSYD, encoded by the coding sequence TTGAAAGCAGCCTATTTTATAATTGCAATTGCAATTGTTATGATTTTTTTTATGGTGGAACTGTTTAATCCCTTTCTAAAAGCAATACTTGTATCAATACTATTAACTGTAGCAACAAGTTCTTTAACACATTTTTTAGAAAAAAAATCAAGAAGTAGAATAGCTGCAACATCATTTATTACAATTGCCCTTGCTGCTCTATTTTTCATTCCTATTTTATATTGTATTTTCTCATTTATCAATTTTTTTAATCAAGTTGACCAAGAATTATTAGTAAAAAATCTAGATGATATAAAAACTTTTATACAAGAAAAATCTGTAAATCTAACTTTTCTAAATAACATTTTAGATAATCTTAGTTCAAAAATTGATGTAGGAAAAACGGTACAAGATATATTTGCAATTAGTGCTTATTTAGGGAAAAACTCTGCTAAATTTATGATTGACATGGTTATGATTTTAATATTTTTCTTCTTTTTTACTCTTTACTCAACACCTCTTTTAACTTTTATAAAAGAGTTATTACCAATTAAAAAAGAGGATTCTGTAATATTATTTAGTGAATCATCAAATGTAATGACTGTAGTTTTATACTCTATTTTAGTTACTGCAATATTTGAAGGTTTTTTATTTGGTTTTTTCTTAACATTTTTTAATTATGATGGATTACTATTTGGAGTTTTATATGGATTTGCATCATTAATTCCAGTTATTGGTGGAGTAATAATGTGGCTTCCAATAGTGATTTATGAAGCAACAACAAATTCAATAACAAATGCTTTGATTATTGCAATCTATTCTATAGTTGTAATTTCAATATTTGCAGATACCTTTGTAAAACCAATGATAATAAAATATATAAATAAAAAAGTAGTAAAAACTCCAACAAGTGTAAATGAACTTTTAATATTCTTCTCTATTGTTGCTGGACTTTCAACATTTGGTTTTTGGGGAATGATTATAGGACCAGCTATGGTGACTTTTTTTATTTCAATAATGCATTTACTGAAAAAATACTCTGATGATTTTAAAGAAAATGTATCTTATGACTAA
- a CDS encoding ferredoxin-thioredoxin reductase catalytic domain-containing protein, with amino-acid sequence MIRKIDINSDEFQTELELTKQFTNKVLDEHGLVYNPDDEVNESIQMGLTRNKLIYGKRFCPCFMVIGNTPAEQENSDNRLCPCTPALTNEIPSKGSCHCGIFCTEQKANEIKKQIDVHDAIATHSRGLTKEECANLLTKEEINSLELESLLEARDLGFVDFNLVDTREWMEWVGTRIKGTDYLIPTTSFYHALERINNQKDIPVIVYCHSGSRSAYCQRIMLDLGFKSVANLDYGISSYGGERESGDN; translated from the coding sequence ATGATTAGAAAAATAGATATAAATAGTGATGAATTTCAAACAGAACTTGAATTAACAAAACAATTTACAAATAAGGTTTTAGATGAACATGGATTAGTTTATAATCCTGATGATGAAGTTAATGAATCTATTCAAATGGGATTAACTAGAAACAAGTTAATCTATGGAAAAAGATTTTGCCCATGTTTTATGGTTATTGGAAATACTCCAGCTGAACAAGAAAATAGTGATAATAGACTTTGTCCTTGTACTCCTGCATTAACAAATGAAATACCATCAAAAGGTTCATGTCACTGTGGAATTTTTTGTACAGAACAAAAAGCAAATGAAATTAAAAAACAAATTGATGTACACGATGCAATAGCAACACATTCTAGAGGTTTAACAAAAGAGGAGTGTGCTAATTTATTAACTAAAGAAGAAATAAATTCTTTAGAACTTGAATCATTACTTGAAGCAAGAGATTTAGGATTTGTTGATTTTAACTTAGTTGATACAAGAGAATGGATGGAGTGGGTTGGAACAAGAATTAAAGGAACAGATTATTTAATACCAACTACATCATTTTATCACGCTTTAGAAAGAATCAATAATCAAAAAGATATTCCTGTTATTGTTTATTGTCATAGTGGAAGTAGAAGTGCATATTGCCAAAGAATAATGCTTGATTTAGGTTTTAAATCAGTTGCTAACCTAGATTATGGGATTTCTTCTTATGGTGGAGAAAGAGAGAGTGGAGATAATTAA
- a CDS encoding VF530 family DNA-binding protein — translation MNNNPNNPLHGIKLEMIINSLVDYYGWDELGRRININCFNYDPSVKSSLKFLRKTPWAREKVEKLYLSMIDK, via the coding sequence TTGAATAATAATCCAAATAATCCATTACATGGAATAAAATTAGAAATGATAATAAATTCTTTAGTTGACTACTATGGCTGGGATGAATTAGGTAGAAGAATTAATATTAATTGTTTCAATTATGACCCTAGCGTTAAATCTTCTTTAAAATTTCTTAGAAAAACTCCCTGGGCAAGAGAGAAAGTTGAAAAACTGTATTTATCTATGATTGATAAATGA